The following proteins are encoded in a genomic region of Candidatus Rokuibacteriota bacterium:
- a CDS encoding GDP-mannose 4,6-dehydratase: MRVLITGITGFVGSHLAEYALSLGAEVIGSIRWRSKTENIEHLRSRITLVDSDLRDLSSVQNLLEVADPDFVIHLAAQSFVASSWSAPAETLYTNTVSQVNLLEAIRHRQRKPRFLVIGSSEEYGLVYDDELPVKETNPLRPLSPYAVSKVAQDLMGYQYFKSYGLPIVRSRAFNHSVARFTPVFLRDDRTGLIDIRYISELRRYKPKGYLGGRLLPDGAVVWEMRRHDLSVWADGRWSRIIHLSCHPLREGQRILRFVSSGGIVEVTGDHSIMIPGSGGHVPASADRLSVGQRVALVDLPRGSGMFVHEDVAWLLGFFVAEGCITGGKIRIYNPDRKPLERCREILLEHFGVDSYFVEGERGVWRLTVRKPEAYARWLSPQVYASDGNKRVPRSILNAQTEAKLAFLCGYNEGDGLRAGYGSYEFKSFKTKSPILVLGLCYLVGNTTRQRVCLNTEVREGRTYYLINLNSGIEAHANWGRHLEVPDDVIKKIEEVPYEGEVWDFETENHVFHAGLGRNLVHNTGPRRGEVFAESNFARQIAEIEAGLRPPVVSVGNLDARRDYSDVRDIVKGYWLLVERGEPGEVYNLCSGRVWRIREVLDFYLAHSSASGIEVRQDRARLRPSDVPVLVGDRSRIARAFGWQTEIPFEQTLLDTLEYWRRRIKAAAP, translated from the coding sequence ATGCGGGTCCTCATCACCGGCATCACCGGGTTTGTCGGGAGCCACCTGGCCGAGTACGCGCTGAGCCTCGGCGCCGAGGTGATTGGATCGATCCGGTGGCGGAGCAAGACCGAGAACATCGAGCACCTCCGCTCGCGGATCACGCTCGTCGACTCGGACCTCCGCGATCTGTCCTCGGTGCAGAACCTCCTGGAGGTGGCGGACCCCGACTTCGTGATTCACCTCGCGGCCCAGAGCTTCGTGGCGTCCTCGTGGTCCGCGCCCGCCGAGACACTCTACACCAACACGGTGAGCCAGGTGAACCTGCTGGAGGCGATCCGGCACCGCCAGCGGAAGCCCCGGTTCCTCGTGATCGGATCGAGCGAGGAGTACGGGCTCGTGTACGACGACGAGCTGCCGGTCAAGGAGACGAACCCCTTGCGGCCCCTCTCCCCGTACGCGGTGAGCAAGGTGGCCCAGGACCTGATGGGCTACCAGTACTTCAAGAGCTACGGGCTCCCCATCGTCCGGAGCCGCGCGTTCAATCACAGCGTAGCCCGTTTCACGCCGGTTTTCCTCCGCGACGATCGCACGGGCCTGATCGACATCCGTTACATCAGCGAGCTCAGGCGGTACAAACCGAAGGGGTATCTGGGAGGCCGTTTGCTGCCAGACGGCGCGGTCGTGTGGGAGATGCGCCGACACGATCTGTCCGTGTGGGCGGATGGACGGTGGTCCAGGATCATCCACCTCTCCTGTCATCCGCTCCGAGAGGGCCAGCGCATCCTGCGGTTCGTCAGCAGCGGTGGCATCGTCGAGGTCACAGGCGACCATTCGATTATGATACCGGGCTCTGGGGGACACGTCCCGGCTTCTGCCGATCGGCTGTCAGTGGGACAGCGCGTCGCGCTGGTCGATCTGCCGCGCGGCTCCGGGATGTTCGTCCATGAGGATGTCGCCTGGCTTTTAGGCTTCTTTGTTGCGGAGGGGTGCATCACCGGCGGCAAAATACGGATCTACAACCCGGACAGGAAGCCCCTCGAACGCTGCCGCGAGATCCTGCTCGAGCATTTCGGAGTTGACTCGTACTTTGTGGAAGGGGAGCGGGGAGTATGGCGGCTGACCGTGCGGAAGCCGGAAGCGTACGCCCGCTGGCTTTCCCCCCAGGTCTACGCCTCGGACGGCAACAAGCGCGTGCCCCGGAGCATCCTCAACGCCCAGACCGAGGCGAAGCTCGCATTTCTCTGCGGGTACAACGAGGGGGATGGGTTGAGGGCTGGCTACGGTTCGTACGAGTTCAAGAGCTTCAAGACCAAATCGCCGATCCTCGTACTCGGGCTTTGCTACTTGGTGGGAAATACAACCCGTCAGCGCGTGTGCCTGAATACGGAGGTTCGCGAGGGTAGGACCTACTATCTTATCAACCTGAACTCTGGGATTGAGGCGCACGCGAACTGGGGACGGCATTTGGAAGTCCCTGATGACGTCATCAAGAAGATCGAAGAGGTGCCGTACGAAGGGGAGGTGTGGGACTTCGAGACCGAGAACCATGTCTTCCACGCTGGGCTGGGCCGCAATCTCGTCCACAACACGGGACCTCGTCGAGGAGAGGTATTTGCCGAGTCCAACTTTGCTCGCCAGATCGCTGAGATCGAGGCGGGACTCCGGCCGCCCGTGGTCTCCGTCGGGAACCTGGACGCGCGCCGCGACTACTCCGACGTGCGTGACATCGTCAAGGGGTACTGGCTGCTCGTCGAGCGCGGCGAGCCGGGCGAGGTCTACAACCTCTGCTCGGGCCGCGTCTGGCGGATCCGCGAGGTCCTGGATTTCTACCTGGCCCACTCGAGCGCGTCGGGGATCGAGGTGCGGCAGGACCGGGCGCGGCTCCGTCCCTCCGACGTCCCGGTCCTCGTCGGGGACAGGTCGCGGATCGCTCGCGCCTTCGGCTGGCAGACGGAGATCCCCTTCGAGCAGACGCTCCTCGATACCCTCGAGTACTGGCGGCGCCGGATCAAGGCGGCGGCTCCGTAG